The Streptomyces sp. NBC_01275 genome has a segment encoding these proteins:
- the ccrA gene encoding crotonyl-CoA carboxylase/reductase, with product MTVKDILDAIQSPDSTAADFAALPLPESYRAITVHKDETEMFAGLTTRDKDPRKSLHLDEVALPELGPGEALVAVMASSVNYNSVWTSIFEPLSTFGFLERYGKLSELTKRHDLPYHVIGSDLAGVVLRTGPGVNAWKPGDEVVAHCLSVELESSDGHNDTMLDPEQRIWGFETNFGGLAEIALVKSNQLMPKPDHLSWEEAAAPGLVNSTAYRQLVSRNGAGMKQGDNVLIWGASGGLGSYATQFALAGGANPICVVSSEQKAQICRSMGAEAIIDRTAEDYKFWQDEHHQDPREWKRFGKRIRELTGGEDVDIVFEHPGRETFGASVYVTRKGGTIVTCASTSGYNHEYDNRYLWMSLKKIIGSHFANYREAWEANRLVAKGKIHPTLSKVYSLEETGQAAYDVHRNLHQGKVGVLCLAPEEGLGVRDEAKRAQHVDAINRFRNI from the coding sequence GTGACCGTTAAGGACATCCTGGACGCGATCCAGTCGCCGGACTCGACGGCGGCCGACTTCGCCGCACTGCCGCTCCCCGAGTCGTACCGCGCGATCACCGTCCACAAGGACGAGACGGAGATGTTCGCGGGCCTCACCACCCGCGACAAGGACCCGCGCAAGTCGCTCCACCTGGACGAGGTGGCCTTGCCCGAACTCGGCCCGGGCGAGGCCCTGGTGGCCGTCATGGCCTCCTCTGTCAACTACAACTCCGTGTGGACGTCGATCTTCGAGCCGCTGTCGACGTTCGGCTTCCTGGAGCGCTACGGCAAGCTCAGCGAGCTCACCAAGCGGCACGACCTGCCGTACCACGTCATCGGCTCCGACCTCGCGGGCGTCGTCCTGCGCACCGGTCCCGGCGTCAACGCCTGGAAGCCGGGCGACGAGGTCGTCGCGCACTGTCTGTCCGTCGAGCTGGAGTCCTCCGACGGCCACAACGACACGATGCTCGACCCCGAGCAGCGCATCTGGGGCTTCGAGACGAACTTCGGCGGGCTCGCCGAGATCGCGCTGGTCAAGTCCAACCAGCTGATGCCGAAGCCGGACCATCTGAGCTGGGAGGAGGCCGCGGCCCCCGGGCTCGTGAACTCCACCGCCTACCGGCAGCTGGTCTCCCGCAACGGCGCCGGCATGAAGCAGGGCGACAACGTGCTCATCTGGGGCGCGAGCGGCGGACTGGGCAGCTACGCCACGCAGTTCGCGCTGGCCGGCGGCGCCAACCCGATCTGTGTCGTCTCCAGCGAGCAGAAGGCCCAGATCTGCCGGTCCATGGGCGCGGAGGCGATCATCGACCGCACCGCCGAGGACTACAAGTTCTGGCAGGACGAGCACCACCAGGACCCGCGCGAGTGGAAGCGTTTCGGTAAGCGCATCCGCGAGCTGACCGGCGGCGAGGACGTCGACATCGTCTTCGAGCACCCCGGCCGCGAGACCTTCGGCGCGAGCGTCTACGTCACGCGCAAGGGCGGCACGATCGTCACCTGCGCCTCGACCTCCGGGTACAACCACGAGTACGACAACCGTTACCTGTGGATGTCCCTGAAGAAGATCATCGGCTCGCACTTCGCCAACTACCGCGAGGCCTGGGAGGCCAACCGGCTGGTCGCCAAGGGCAAGATCCACCCGACGCTCTCCAAGGTGTACTCCCTGGAGGAGACCGGGCAGGCCGCCTACGACGTGCACCGCAACCTCCACCAGGGCAAGGTCGGCGTCCTGTGCCTGGCGCCCGAGGAAGGCCTCGGCGTCCGCGACGAGGCCAAGCGCGCCCAGCACGTCGACGCCATCAACCGCTTCCGCAACATCTGA
- a CDS encoding RidA family protein has protein sequence MSELTRIPAPDGVAPAAQYTHVVMGTGRFVAVSGQLALDEDGKPVGEGDPAAQARQVFENLRRCLAAAGATFADVVKLTYFVTDMAHMPAIRAARVAHIPDDRLPAASAVQVAALVAPEFLMEIEAFAVVPG, from the coding sequence ATGAGTGAGCTGACCAGGATTCCCGCCCCCGACGGGGTCGCCCCCGCCGCGCAGTACACGCATGTCGTCATGGGCACGGGCCGCTTCGTCGCGGTCTCCGGCCAGCTCGCCCTGGACGAGGACGGCAAGCCGGTGGGCGAGGGCGATCCGGCGGCGCAGGCCCGTCAGGTCTTCGAGAACCTGCGGCGCTGTCTGGCCGCCGCCGGGGCGACCTTCGCCGACGTCGTCAAACTCACCTACTTCGTCACGGACATGGCCCATATGCCCGCGATCCGCGCGGCCCGCGTCGCGCACATACCCGACGACCGTCTCCCCGCCGCCTCGGCCGTCCAGGTCGCCGCGCTGGTCGCCCCGGAGTTCCTGATGGAGATCGAAGCGTTCGCGGTGGTGCCGGGGTGA
- a CDS encoding SRPBCC family protein, which produces MAQVEATTERVVAADPEKVFDTLADYSGTRAKLLPEHFSEYEVHEGGDGEGTLVHWKLQATSKRVRDCLLEVAEPTDGELVEKDRNSSMVTTWRVTPAGEGKSRVVVTTTWTGAGGVGGFFERTFAPKGLGRIYDVILDNLATEVEK; this is translated from the coding sequence ATGGCGCAGGTCGAGGCCACCACCGAGCGGGTCGTCGCAGCGGACCCGGAGAAGGTGTTCGACACGCTCGCCGACTACAGCGGCACGCGCGCGAAGCTGCTGCCCGAGCACTTCAGCGAGTACGAGGTCCACGAGGGCGGCGACGGCGAGGGCACCCTCGTCCACTGGAAGCTCCAGGCCACCAGCAAGCGCGTCCGCGACTGCCTCCTGGAGGTCGCCGAGCCGACCGACGGCGAGCTCGTCGAGAAGGACCGCAACTCCTCGATGGTCACCACCTGGCGCGTCACCCCGGCCGGCGAGGGCAAGTCCCGGGTCGTCGTGACCACCACCTGGACCGGCGCCGGCGGCGTCGGCGGCTTCTTCGAGCGGACCTTCGCGCCCAAGGGTCTCGGCCGCATCTACGACGTGATCCTCGACAACCTCGCCACCGAGGTCGAGAAGTAG
- a CDS encoding alpha/beta hydrolase, with the protein MNTRAAVLCAAVAVVAGTLTAAPADASPSSTARAAGAAGLTWKSCRTADRPTLQCASLKVPLDHDDPSGKQITLALSRVPHTAKTFQGPLLVNPGGPGGGGLSLAGFIASALPKAVAAQYDVIGFDPRGVGKSSPALNCEPGHFAAVRPDSVPSTEAIEQANLTRARSFAEACGKKYASVLPYIDTISTVRDMDAIRAAVGAGKLNYFGYSYGTYLGAVYAKLYPQRVRRLVLDSIVDPTGVWYDDNLTQDLAFNDRHRALMAWIAKYDKTYKLGADPEKVEAEWYAMRAALAKKPAGGKVGASELEDTFLPGGYYNGYWPHLAEAFAAYANDKKTGPLVEAYENFAAVDASGDNGYSVYTSVQCRDASWPRDWDEWRSDNWSAYAKAPFMTWSNAWYNAPCAFWPTKPLGPVNLANGALPPALLFQATDDAATPYEGGAMMHSLLRGSSFVVEQGGQNHGIALSGNSCLDKHLAAYLTDGTVPRGVGGVDAVCKAQSDPKPLSAKVASRTAHGSTLHGLLGFRG; encoded by the coding sequence ATGAACACACGCGCAGCCGTGCTGTGCGCCGCCGTCGCCGTCGTGGCCGGGACGCTCACCGCGGCGCCCGCCGACGCGAGCCCCTCGTCCACCGCCCGGGCCGCCGGTGCGGCGGGACTCACCTGGAAGAGCTGCCGCACCGCCGACCGGCCGACGCTCCAGTGCGCGTCCCTGAAGGTGCCGCTCGACCACGACGACCCGAGCGGGAAGCAGATCACGCTGGCCCTGTCCCGCGTCCCGCACACCGCGAAGACGTTCCAGGGCCCGCTGCTGGTCAACCCCGGCGGCCCCGGCGGCGGCGGGCTGTCCCTCGCCGGGTTCATCGCCTCGGCGCTGCCGAAGGCGGTGGCGGCCCAGTACGACGTCATCGGCTTCGACCCGCGCGGGGTGGGCAAGAGCTCGCCCGCGCTGAACTGCGAGCCCGGCCACTTCGCCGCCGTACGCCCGGACTCCGTCCCGTCCACCGAGGCGATCGAGCAGGCCAACCTCACCCGCGCGCGGTCCTTCGCCGAGGCCTGCGGCAAGAAGTACGCGAGCGTGCTGCCGTACATCGACACGATCAGCACCGTGCGGGACATGGACGCGATCCGCGCCGCCGTCGGCGCGGGGAAGCTGAACTACTTCGGCTACTCGTACGGCACCTACCTCGGCGCGGTCTACGCCAAGCTCTACCCGCAGCGGGTACGGCGCCTGGTGCTGGACTCGATCGTCGACCCGACGGGCGTCTGGTACGACGACAACCTCACACAGGACCTCGCCTTCAACGACCGGCACCGCGCGCTGATGGCGTGGATCGCCAAGTACGACAAGACGTACAAGCTCGGCGCCGACCCGGAGAAGGTCGAGGCCGAGTGGTACGCGATGCGGGCGGCCCTCGCGAAGAAGCCGGCCGGCGGCAAGGTGGGCGCGTCGGAGCTGGAGGACACCTTCCTGCCCGGCGGCTACTACAACGGCTACTGGCCCCACCTCGCCGAGGCGTTCGCGGCCTACGCCAACGACAAGAAGACCGGCCCGCTGGTCGAGGCGTACGAGAACTTCGCCGCCGTCGACGCCTCGGGGGACAACGGCTACAGCGTCTACACCTCGGTGCAGTGCCGTGACGCCTCCTGGCCGCGGGACTGGGACGAGTGGCGCTCGGACAACTGGTCGGCGTACGCGAAGGCGCCGTTCATGACCTGGAGCAACGCCTGGTACAACGCGCCGTGCGCGTTCTGGCCGACGAAGCCGCTGGGCCCGGTGAACCTGGCCAACGGCGCGCTGCCGCCGGCCCTGCTGTTCCAGGCGACGGACGACGCGGCGACCCCGTACGAGGGCGGCGCGATGATGCACTCCCTGCTGCGCGGCTCCAGCTTCGTGGTGGAGCAGGGCGGCCAGAACCACGGCATCGCGCTGAGCGGGAACAGCTGCCTGGACAAGCACCTGGCGGCGTATCTGACCGACGGCACGGTGCCGCGCGGCGTCGGCGGGGTGGACGCGGTGTGCAAGGCGCAGTCCGACCCGAAGCCGCTGAGCGCGAAGGTCGCGTCGCGCACGGCCCACGGCTCGACGCTGCACGGGCTGCTGGGGTTCCGCGGCTGA
- a CDS encoding TetR family transcriptional regulator, whose amino-acid sequence MSQPARSSRTPATPDAPESAAGGRAAAQRLKMRRELAAAAMELFATKGYEATTVDEIAAAAGVARRTFFRHFRSKEEAIFPDHDDTLIRAEAVLNAAPAHEHPLDTVCRGIKEVMKMYAARPEISVARYKLTREVPTLREAEIASVARYERLFTRYLLGHFDEHAHDDDANDDPLLAEVAASAVVTAHNHVLRRWLRAGGQGDVETQLDHAFAIVRKTFGTGIGVGRSGAAAPQPVPAAVSAQGEVLVTVARTDAPLDEVMRTIEQALKER is encoded by the coding sequence ATGTCCCAGCCCGCCAGGTCCTCACGTACACCAGCCACGCCCGACGCGCCGGAGAGTGCCGCGGGCGGCCGCGCGGCCGCCCAACGGCTCAAGATGCGCCGCGAACTGGCGGCCGCGGCGATGGAGCTGTTCGCGACCAAGGGGTACGAGGCGACCACCGTCGACGAGATCGCGGCCGCGGCCGGGGTCGCCCGCCGCACCTTCTTCCGCCACTTCCGCTCCAAGGAAGAGGCGATCTTCCCGGATCACGACGACACGTTGATCCGCGCGGAGGCCGTGCTCAACGCGGCCCCGGCCCACGAGCACCCGCTCGACACCGTGTGCCGCGGCATCAAGGAAGTCATGAAGATGTACGCGGCCCGGCCGGAGATCTCGGTCGCCCGCTACAAGCTGACGCGCGAGGTGCCCACCCTGCGCGAGGCCGAGATCGCATCGGTGGCCCGCTACGAGCGGCTCTTCACCCGCTATCTCCTCGGCCACTTCGACGAGCACGCGCACGACGACGACGCCAACGACGACCCGCTGCTCGCGGAGGTCGCCGCGTCCGCCGTGGTCACCGCCCACAACCACGTGCTGCGGCGGTGGCTGCGGGCCGGCGGCCAGGGCGACGTCGAGACCCAGCTCGACCACGCCTTCGCGATCGTGCGCAAGACGTTCGGGACGGGCATCGGAGTCGGCCGCAGCGGCGCCGCCGCCCCCCAGCCGGTCCCGGCGGCGGTCTCCGCGCAGGGCGAGGTCCTGGTGACCGTCGCCCGTACCGACGCCCCGCTGGACGAGGTCATGCGCACCATCGAGCAGGCCCTCAAGGAACGCTGA
- a CDS encoding protein meaA, whose translation MTERQPAAGKREKDRPWLMRTYAGHSTAEASNELYRRNLAKGQTGLSVAFDLPTQTGYDSDHILARGEVGRVGVPIAHLGDMRRLFQDIPLEQMNTSMTINATAMWLLALYQVVAEEQGADITQLQGTTQNDIVKEYLSRGTHVFPPVPSLRLTTDMICYTVNNIPKWNPINICSYHLQEAGATPVQEIAYAMSTAIAVLDAVFASGQIPEDRKGDVVARISFFVNAGVRFIEEMCKMRAFSRIWDQITRERYGIDDPKQRRFRYGVQVNSLGLTEAQPENNVQRIVLEMLAVTLSKDARARAVQLPAWNEALGLPRPWDQQWSLRIQQVLAHESDLLEYEDIFEGSKVIETKVAALVEESLAEIDRIQEMGGAMAAVESGYLKSQLVSSHAERRARIESGQEKIIGVNIFETTEPNPLTADLDTAIQTVDPAVEARVVASLQNWRDTRYQPPFNHPRPCKALEKLKEAAKGTANLMEATLECARAGVTTGEWAGALREVFGEFRAPTGVSSAPVAVPAEEGSAMSEVRARVDRTARDMGVGKLRFLVGKPGLDGHSNGAEQIAVRARDAGFEVVYQGIRLTPEEIVDAALEEDVHAVGLSILSGSHAQLVPDVLERLRVAGATDIPVIAGGIIPNGDAEQLRAAGVAAVFTPKDFDITGIIGRIVDEIRKANKLDPLEVPA comes from the coding sequence ATGACTGAGCGTCAGCCCGCCGCAGGCAAGCGGGAGAAGGACCGGCCGTGGCTCATGCGCACGTACGCCGGTCACTCCACGGCCGAGGCGTCCAACGAGCTGTACCGGCGCAACCTCGCCAAGGGTCAGACCGGCCTGTCGGTCGCGTTCGACCTGCCCACGCAGACCGGCTACGACTCCGACCACATCCTCGCCCGCGGCGAGGTCGGCCGGGTCGGCGTGCCGATCGCGCACCTCGGTGACATGCGCCGGCTGTTCCAGGACATCCCCCTGGAGCAGATGAACACCTCGATGACGATCAACGCCACCGCCATGTGGCTGCTGGCGCTCTACCAGGTCGTCGCGGAGGAGCAGGGCGCCGACATCACCCAGCTCCAGGGGACGACCCAGAACGACATCGTCAAGGAGTACCTGTCCCGGGGCACGCACGTGTTCCCGCCGGTGCCGAGCCTGCGCCTGACGACCGACATGATCTGCTACACGGTCAACAACATCCCCAAGTGGAACCCCATCAACATCTGCAGCTACCACCTGCAGGAGGCCGGGGCCACACCGGTGCAGGAGATCGCCTACGCGATGTCCACCGCGATCGCCGTGCTGGACGCGGTCTTCGCGTCCGGTCAGATCCCCGAGGACCGCAAGGGCGATGTCGTCGCCCGCATCTCGTTCTTCGTCAACGCGGGTGTGCGGTTCATCGAGGAGATGTGCAAAATGCGGGCGTTCTCCCGCATCTGGGACCAGATCACCCGCGAGCGCTACGGCATCGACGACCCCAAGCAGCGCCGCTTCCGCTACGGCGTCCAGGTCAACTCCCTGGGCCTGACGGAGGCGCAGCCGGAGAACAACGTCCAGCGGATCGTGCTGGAGATGCTCGCCGTCACCCTCTCCAAGGACGCACGCGCGCGTGCCGTGCAGCTGCCCGCCTGGAACGAGGCCCTGGGGCTGCCCCGCCCCTGGGACCAGCAGTGGTCGCTGCGCATCCAGCAGGTGCTGGCGCACGAGAGCGACCTGCTGGAGTACGAGGACATCTTCGAGGGCTCCAAGGTGATCGAGACCAAGGTCGCGGCGCTGGTCGAGGAGTCCCTCGCGGAGATCGACCGGATCCAGGAGATGGGCGGCGCGATGGCCGCCGTCGAGTCCGGCTACCTCAAGTCGCAGCTGGTCTCCTCGCATGCCGAGCGCAGGGCTCGTATCGAGTCCGGCCAGGAGAAGATCATCGGCGTCAACATCTTCGAGACGACCGAGCCGAACCCCCTGACCGCCGACCTCGACACGGCCATCCAGACCGTCGACCCGGCCGTCGAGGCCCGGGTCGTCGCCTCGCTGCAGAACTGGCGCGACACCCGCTACCAGCCGCCCTTCAACCACCCGCGCCCCTGCAAGGCGCTGGAGAAGCTGAAGGAGGCCGCCAAGGGCACGGCCAACCTCATGGAGGCCACCCTGGAGTGCGCCCGCGCCGGCGTCACGACCGGCGAGTGGGCCGGCGCGCTGCGCGAGGTGTTCGGCGAGTTCCGCGCCCCGACGGGCGTCTCGTCGGCGCCGGTGGCGGTGCCGGCCGAGGAGGGCTCGGCGATGAGCGAGGTGCGCGCCAGGGTCGACCGCACGGCCCGGGACATGGGCGTCGGCAAGCTGCGCTTCCTGGTCGGCAAGCCGGGCCTGGACGGCCACTCCAACGGCGCCGAGCAGATCGCCGTACGCGCGCGTGACGCCGGCTTCGAGGTGGTCTACCAGGGCATCCGGCTCACCCCCGAGGAGATCGTGGACGCGGCTCTGGAGGAGGACGTGCACGCCGTGGGCCTGTCCATCCTCTCCGGCTCGCACGCGCAGCTGGTGCCCGACGTCCTCGAACGGCTGCGTGTGGCCGGTGCCACAGACATCCCGGTGATCGCCGGTGGCATCATCCCGAATGGAGACGCCGAACAGCTCAGGGCTGCCGGCGTGGCCGCGGTCTTCACCCCGAAGGACTTCGACATCACCGGAATCATCGGCCGCATCGTCGACGAGATCCGGAAAGCGAACAAGCTCGACCCCCTGGAGGTCCCCGCATGA
- a CDS encoding adenylosuccinate lyase: protein MDEELRSLTERLRQESGGAAVYERLADAVDGDELAGVLTESGQPLWARELAAFRLGLAGDRRAFEALVLLLNHRDPPRCASAAYALARLGDPRTARAAAALATNELRVAYALHPVRLLVELRAPESVPALITTLRRRLRPHDPYRRVALACVEGLGTLGDDRARPVLNEALAHPVLAEAAVHALGRIPRQR, encoded by the coding sequence ATGGACGAAGAGTTGCGATCGCTCACGGAGCGCTTACGGCAGGAGTCCGGCGGCGCCGCCGTCTACGAGCGGCTGGCGGACGCCGTGGACGGTGACGAACTCGCGGGTGTGCTCACCGAGTCGGGGCAGCCGCTGTGGGCCCGGGAGCTCGCCGCGTTCCGGCTGGGGCTGGCCGGGGACCGGCGCGCCTTCGAGGCGCTCGTCCTGCTGCTCAACCATCGCGACCCGCCGCGCTGCGCCTCCGCCGCGTACGCCCTGGCCCGGCTCGGCGACCCGCGCACCGCCCGCGCCGCGGCCGCCCTGGCCACCAACGAGCTGCGCGTCGCCTATGCCCTGCATCCCGTCCGGCTGCTGGTGGAGCTGCGCGCGCCCGAGTCCGTGCCCGCGCTGATCACCACGCTCCGGCGGCGGCTGCGCCCGCACGACCCCTACCGGCGGGTGGCCCTCGCGTGCGTGGAGGGGCTCGGCACGCTGGGGGACGACCGCGCCCGGCCGGTGCTGAACGAGGCCCTCGCCCACCCGGTGCTCGCGGAGGCGGCCGTGCACGCGCTGGGGCGGATTCCGCGCCAGCGGTGA
- a CDS encoding 3-hydroxyacyl-CoA dehydrogenase family protein, whose product MATPLSHTSASPLSPLSPLRTIAVVGLGTMGAGITEVLAKAGRTVIGIDVSEAQAARALAALESSTARAVQRGRLTEQERADLVARVRVSTDLRTAADADLVIEVAPESYEIKQQIFRELDGIVRPEAILATGTNALSVTRLAADSARPERVLGLHFFNPAPAMKLVEVVSSVLTAPTAVAAVTDLALDLGKEPVAVGDRPGFVADGLLFGYLNQAAAMYEARYASREDIDAAMRLGCGLPMGPLALLDLIGVDTARTVLEAMYAESRDRLHAPAPILKQLSEAGLTGRKSGRGFYAYDAPGSSTVVPDALTPPSDTAATAGRTVRSVGVAGSGTMASGIAEVFAKAGYDVVLAARSEEKAQVAKARIGKSLSRSVDKGRLTAEAAAQTLDRITPAGSYDAFADVDLAVEAVAEDLEIKQQLFATLDKVCKPGAVLATTTSSLPVVACARATSRPQDVIGMHFFNPAPAMKLVEVVRTVLTAEDVHATVREVCVKVRKHAVDCSDRAGFIVNALLFPYLNNAIKMVQEHYASLDDIDAAMKLGGGYPMGPFELLDVVGLDVSLAIEKVLHREFRDPGLAPAPLLEHLVAAGCLGRKTGRGFREYARR is encoded by the coding sequence ATGGCCACTCCCCTGTCCCACACCTCCGCCTCCCCTCTCTCTCCGCTGTCCCCGCTGCGCACGATCGCCGTCGTCGGTCTCGGCACCATGGGCGCCGGCATCACCGAGGTCCTGGCCAAGGCCGGCCGCACGGTGATCGGCATCGACGTCAGCGAGGCCCAGGCCGCGCGGGCCCTCGCCGCGCTGGAGTCCTCCACCGCCCGCGCCGTGCAGCGCGGCCGGCTGACCGAGCAGGAGCGCGCCGACCTCGTCGCCCGTGTCCGCGTCTCCACCGACCTGCGCACCGCCGCCGACGCCGATCTCGTCATCGAGGTGGCGCCGGAGTCGTACGAGATCAAGCAGCAGATCTTCCGGGAGCTGGACGGGATCGTGCGTCCCGAGGCGATCCTGGCGACCGGCACCAACGCGCTGTCCGTGACCCGCCTGGCCGCCGACTCGGCGCGTCCGGAGCGCGTGCTCGGCCTGCACTTCTTCAACCCGGCGCCGGCCATGAAGCTGGTCGAGGTCGTCTCCTCGGTGCTCACCGCGCCCACCGCCGTCGCCGCGGTCACCGACCTCGCCCTCGACCTCGGCAAGGAGCCCGTCGCGGTCGGCGACCGGCCCGGATTCGTCGCGGACGGGCTGCTGTTCGGCTACCTCAACCAGGCCGCCGCGATGTACGAGGCCCGCTACGCCTCCCGCGAGGACATCGACGCGGCGATGCGGCTGGGCTGCGGACTGCCGATGGGCCCCCTCGCCCTGCTCGACCTGATCGGCGTGGACACGGCCCGTACGGTCCTGGAGGCCATGTACGCCGAGTCGCGCGACCGGCTGCACGCCCCCGCGCCGATCCTCAAGCAGCTCAGCGAGGCGGGCCTGACCGGCCGTAAGTCGGGCCGGGGCTTCTACGCCTACGACGCCCCCGGGAGCTCGACGGTGGTCCCCGACGCCCTGACCCCGCCGTCCGACACCGCCGCGACAGCCGGCCGCACGGTCCGCTCGGTCGGCGTCGCCGGCTCCGGCACGATGGCCTCCGGGATCGCCGAGGTCTTCGCCAAGGCCGGCTACGACGTCGTCCTCGCCGCCCGCAGCGAGGAGAAGGCGCAGGTCGCCAAGGCCCGTATCGGCAAGTCCCTGTCCCGCTCCGTCGACAAGGGCCGGCTGACTGCGGAGGCCGCCGCGCAGACCCTGGACCGGATCACCCCGGCCGGCTCCTACGACGCCTTCGCCGACGTGGACCTGGCGGTCGAGGCGGTCGCCGAGGACCTGGAGATCAAGCAGCAGCTGTTCGCGACGCTGGACAAGGTCTGCAAGCCGGGCGCTGTCCTGGCCACGACCACGTCCTCGCTGCCGGTCGTGGCCTGCGCCCGCGCGACCTCGCGCCCGCAGGACGTGATCGGCATGCACTTCTTCAACCCGGCGCCGGCCATGAAGCTGGTCGAGGTGGTCCGCACGGTGCTGACGGCCGAGGACGTCCACGCGACGGTCCGCGAGGTCTGCGTCAAGGTCAGGAAGCACGCGGTCGACTGCTCGGACCGCGCGGGCTTCATCGTGAACGCGCTGCTGTTCCCCTACCTCAACAACGCGATCAAGATGGTGCAGGAGCACTACGCGTCGCTCGACGACATCGACGCGGCCATGAAGCTGGGCGGCGGCTACCCGATGGGCCCCTTCGAGCTGCTGGACGTCGTCGGGCTCGACGTCTCGCTGGCGATCGAGAAGGTCCTGCACCGCGAGTTCCGCGACCCCGGTCTCGCTCCGGCCCCGCTCCTGGAGCATCTGGTGGCCGCGGGCTGCCTCGGCCGCAAGACCGGCCGCGGCTTCCGCGAATATGCCCGCCGCTGA
- a CDS encoding Rv2578c family radical SAM protein, producing the protein MRWENLTVETRHDRPADAALFGADAVTTRTFDTPEFAGITFHEVRARSVLNRVPGASRMPFEWTVNPYRGCTHACVYCFARKTHSYLDLDTGIGFDTQIVVKVNAPEVLRRQLSSPRWPGEHVAMGTNVDCYQRAEGRYRLMPGILAALRDHANPFSILTKGTLILRDLDLLKQSAEVADVGISVSVGFVDGELWRTVEPGTPAPERRLDVVRTLTDHGIDCGVLMAPVIPFLGDEPAQLRATVRAIAAAGATSVTPLALHLRPGAREWFMSWLAQHHPYLVRRYERLYTDGAYAPKWYQRRITRQVHELAQEYGIGPARGGMPRRIRPPEPAEEPTPPEPTQLTLI; encoded by the coding sequence ATGCGCTGGGAGAACCTCACCGTGGAGACCCGCCACGACCGGCCGGCCGACGCCGCGCTGTTCGGCGCGGACGCGGTCACGACCCGGACGTTCGACACGCCCGAGTTCGCCGGCATCACGTTCCACGAGGTCCGGGCCCGCTCGGTCCTCAACCGGGTGCCGGGCGCCTCGCGCATGCCGTTCGAGTGGACGGTGAACCCCTATCGGGGCTGCACGCACGCGTGCGTGTACTGCTTCGCGCGCAAGACGCACAGCTATCTCGACCTCGACACCGGGATCGGCTTCGACACCCAGATCGTCGTCAAGGTGAACGCGCCGGAGGTGCTGCGCCGCCAGCTGTCCTCGCCCCGCTGGCCCGGCGAGCACGTCGCGATGGGCACCAACGTCGACTGCTACCAGCGCGCCGAGGGCCGCTACCGGCTGATGCCGGGCATCCTGGCCGCCCTGCGCGACCACGCCAACCCCTTCTCGATCCTGACCAAGGGCACCCTGATCCTGCGCGACCTCGACCTGCTGAAACAGTCCGCCGAGGTGGCCGACGTCGGCATCTCCGTGTCGGTCGGCTTCGTCGACGGCGAGCTGTGGCGCACCGTGGAGCCGGGCACACCGGCCCCGGAGCGGCGCCTGGACGTCGTACGGACGCTCACCGACCACGGGATCGACTGCGGGGTCCTGATGGCGCCGGTGATCCCGTTCCTGGGCGACGAGCCGGCCCAACTGCGGGCCACCGTGCGGGCGATCGCGGCCGCCGGGGCCACCTCCGTCACTCCCCTCGCGCTGCATCTGCGCCCCGGCGCCCGCGAGTGGTTCATGAGCTGGCTGGCACAGCACCACCCCTACCTGGTGCGGCGCTACGAGCGGCTGTACACGGACGGCGCCTACGCGCCGAAGTGGTACCAGCGCCGGATCACCCGTCAGGTCCACGAGCTGGCCCAGGAGTACGGCATCGGTCCCGCGCGCGGGGGGATGCCCCGCCGGATCCGGCCGCCCGAGCCGGCGGAGGAACCCACGCCGCCCGAGCCCACCCAACTCACGCTGATCTGA